One Littorina saxatilis isolate snail1 linkage group LG10, US_GU_Lsax_2.0, whole genome shotgun sequence DNA window includes the following coding sequences:
- the LOC138978484 gene encoding E3 ubiquitin-protein ligase MIB2-like isoform X2 translates to MSGYEGLRVLRGPDWSSGDEDGGEGFLGTVTQLLGNHSVRVQWDMGQESTCSAEHDGKCELRVFDTAQTGIRHPDTTCAECGEKDIHGMLWRCQDCSRCDLCSLCYSDDKHDTRHRFLRIYTPGCEGQPQTRRKTSVKVRTIGIFPGSKVVRGKDWEYGDQDGGQGSEGEVKGFDDVTSEFLRSQVSVQWPNGVTKSYRLGLHGNVDLKCVDEEVGPFFYRDHLPLLDTTETLTIVVKKPTESPKTEEAPKIPTDFPFTDDSDYERPTEVAQASNAIVTSEQEQTTAQEATEAEDELSVSAGDKVAIKVGEEALKELQKDCGGCTARMIRCIGRTGEVTGVSADGPVSVRFGPAKFNYRFNPLALMKLADFAVNDIVRVRSNLELAKRLNARVGWKSSMDRTAGMVGRVVKVDDDGDLRVDFNGLEYIYAPSCCLPASAASGDSLRSERRRGNRVGASEIRNPADASQASENLALFRKYREAILGESSRGQGYSMRALFSVIDIGAADKVRDMCQQDPGMVEREYQGITPLIYASLRGQHDVAVTLMDLGADVNRSTSNDFEKTPMSAVLEGENEELVYLLLERGADVTWRYSRGHTVAHLAAIRNKVLTIQALAKHGADLNLKDDRGNTPLHLAIEGKRDNMVETLVALPQVDIHIGNRRDFNMIQLCCFDNNPQALALLLERDCSRVDELRHGHSTALHIAVTNSLVECVRLLVINGGANVNARQLPSQHTPLHVSCLKGQLQTVEALLELGAEVNLMDTDGDTPLHLAIGARVEGYENKSEKAELEVACRIQIANMLISRGAFVDAPNHAGRSPFVFGHSQVKNGITNFMRHNKDIVQMKKSEETDSCIASIGTSSTTENGRGQLREALKGVGLPCGVCGNSKSDVTLQPCQHKCVCTTCSVSVSKCPLCDEKVEAKIATGEDGQTLDQENCKQM, encoded by the exons ATGAGTGGATACGAAGGGCTGAGAGTTCTTCGCGGTCCGGACTGGTCAAGCGGGGATGAGGATGGAGGGGAGGGGTTTCTAGGGACGGTCACCCAGTTGCTAGGCAACCACAGCGTGCGCGTGCAGTGGGACATGGGACAGGAAAGCACGTGCAGCGCAGAGCATGACGGGAAATGTGAACTCCGTGTGTTTGACACTGCACAGACCG GAATCCGCCACCCAGATACGACTTGCGCAGAGTGTGGAGAAAAAGACATTCACGGCATGTTATGGAGATGTCAGGACTGTAGCAGATGTGACCTTTGCTCTCTGTGCTACAGTGACGACAAACACGATACGCGTCATCGTTTTCTGCGTATTTACACGCCGGGTTGTGAAGG GCAGccacaaacaagaagaaagacgagTGTCAAGGTCAGGACAATTGGTATCTTCCCGGGGTCAAAGGTCGTCAGGGGCAAGGACTGGGAATATGGCGACCAAGACGGAGGTCAGGGTTCAGAGGGCGAGGTCAAAGGTTTTGACGACGTAACATCCGAGTTTCTGCGGAGTCAAGTCAGCGTGCAATGGCCGAACGGCGTAACCAAGAGTTACCGCTTAGGTCTCCATGGCAACGTGGATCTGAAATGTGTGGATGAGGAGGTGGGGCCTTTTTTCTATAGGGATCACCTGCCCTTGTTAG ACACAACTGAAACTTTGACAATTGTCGTCAAGAAACCAACAGAATCCCCCAAAACTGAAGAAGCTCCGAAAATACCAACAGACTTTCCCTTCACTGATGATTCCGATTACGAAAGACCAACGGAAGTTGCTCAAGCTTCAAACGCCATCGTCACTTCCGAACAAGAACAGACAACTGCACAGGAAGCGACAGAGGCGGAAGATGAGTTATCTGTCTCGGCCGGGGACAAAGTGGCGATCAAAGTTGGGGAAGAAGCACTGAAGGAATTGCAGAAAGACTGCGGTGGTTGTACGGCTAGGATGATTAGG TGTATCGGCCGAACAGGGGAGGTAACTGGTGTCTCGGCAGACGGACCTGTCTCCGTACGATTCGGGCCTGCCAAATTCAATTACAGGTTCAACCCCCTAGCCCTAATGAAG TTAGCTGATTTCGCGGTAAACGACATTGTGCGTGTTCGCAGTAACCTTGAACTTGCAAAACGGCTCAACGCCAGGGTAGGGTGGAAGTCGAGCATGGACAGG ACCGCAGGCATGGTAGGCCGCGTGGTGAAAGTGGACGATGATGGGGACTTACGGGTGGATTTCAACGGCCTGGAGTACATTTATGCCCCTTCCTGTTGCCTCCCTGCTTCCGCCGCTTCTGGAGATTCTTTGAGGTCTGAGAGACGCAGAGGGAACAGAGTTGGTGCCAGTGAAATACGTAATCCTGCTGATGCTTCGCAAG CGAGTGAGAACCTGGCCCTCTTTCGCAAATACCGTGAAGCCATTTTGGGTGAGTCGAGCAGGGGTCAAGGTTACAGCATGCGCGCGCTGTTCAGCGTCATTGACATTGGGGCTGCCGACAAGGTCAGAGACATGTGCCAACAAGATCCAGGGATG GTTGAAAGGGAGTACCAGGGTATTACTCCCCTCATCTATGCGTCACTAAGGGGACAGCATGACGTTGCTGTGACGTTAATGGATCTGGGTGCTGACGTCAATAGGTCGACCAGTAACGACTTCGAGAAGACGCCAATGTCGGCAGTTTTGGAAGG AGAAAATGAGGAGCTGGTGTATTTGCTATTGGAAAGAGGGGCCGACGTGACATGGCGTTACAGCCGCGGTCACACGGTGGCTCATCTGGCTGCCATCAGAAACAAAGTGCTCACGATACAGGCTCTTGCCAAGCACGGTGCGGATTTGAACTTAAAG GATGACCGTGGAAACACACCTCTCCACCTTGCCATAGAAGGAAAAAGAGATAACATGGTGGAGACTCTGGTGGCTCTTCCCCAGGTGGACATCCACATTGGCAACCGTCGGGACTTTAACATGATTCAGCTGTGCTGTTTCGACAACAATCCACA AGCTCTAGCACTCTTGCTGGAGCGGGACTGCAGTCGAGTGGACGAATTGCGACATGGCCACAGCACAGCATTGCACATCGCTGTAACCAACAGCCTTGTGGAGTGCGTGAGACTTCTTGTCATCAAT GGAGGTGCCAATGTCAACGCCAGGCAATTACCTAGTCAGCATACGCCTCTGCACGTGTCTTGTCTGAAAGGACAGTTACAGACTGTAGAGGCCCTATTGGAATTAG GTGCTGAGGTGAACCTTATGGACACAGACGGCGACACCCCACTGCATCTTGCCATCGGCGCAAGAGTTGAAGGATATGAGAACAAG AGTGAGAAGGCAGAACTGGAAGTGGCGTGCAGAATACAAATTGCCAACATGTTGATCAGCCGAGGAGCCTTTGTGGACGCTCCAAACCACGCAGGGCGCTCCCCCTTTGTCTTTGGTCACTCTCAGGTCAAGAACGGAATCACCAATTTCATGAGACACAA CAAAGATATTGTGCAGATGAAGAAAAGTGAAGAAACAGACAGCTGTATTGCCTCCATTGGTACGTCTAGCACCACAGAAAATGGGCGTGGCCAACTCCGCGAAGCACTGAAAGGGGTGGGGCTtccctgtggtgtgtgtggtaaCTCCAAGTCTGACGTCACGCTGCAACCGTGTCaacacaagtgtgtgtgtaccacGTGCAGTGTCAGCGTCAGCAAGTGCCCTCTGTGCGATGAGAAGGTCGAAGCCAAAATCGCAACTGGTGAAG ATGGGCAAACTTTAGATCAGGAAAACTGCAAACAAATGTGA
- the LOC138978484 gene encoding E3 ubiquitin-protein ligase MIB2-like isoform X1, which yields MSGYEGLRVLRGPDWSSGDEDGGEGFLGTVTQLLGNHSVRVQWDMGQESTCSAEHDGKCELRVFDTAQTGIRHPDTTCAECGEKDIHGMLWRCQDCSRCDLCSLCYSDDKHDTRHRFLRIYTPGCEGQPQTRRKTSVKVRTIGIFPGSKVVRGKDWEYGDQDGGQGSEGEVKGFDDVTSEFLRSQVSVQWPNGVTKSYRLGLHGNVDLKCVDEEVGPFFYRDHLPLLDTTETLTIVVKKPTESPKTEEAPKIPTDFPFTDDSDYERPTEVAQASNAIVTSEQEQTTAQEATEAEDELSVSAGDKVAIKVGEEALKELQKDCGGCTARMIRCIGRTGEVTGVSADGPVSVRFGPAKFNYRFNPLALMKLADFAVNDIVRVRSNLELAKRLNARVGWKSSMDRTAGMVGRVVKVDDDGDLRVDFNGLEYIYAPSCCLPASAASGDSLRSERRRGNRVGASEIRNPADASQASENLALFRKYREAILGESSRGQGYSMRALFSVIDIGAADKVRDMCQQDPGMVEREYQGITPLIYASLRGQHDVAVTLMDLGADVNRSTSNDFEKTPMSAVLEGENEELVYLLLERGADVTWRYSRGHTVAHLAAIRNKVLTIQALAKHGADLNLKDDRGNTPLHLAIEGKRDNMVETLVALPQVDIHIGNRRDFNMIQLCCFDNNPQALALLLERDCSRVDELRHGHSTALHIAVTNSLVECVRLLVINGGANVNARQLPSQHTPLHVSCLKGQLQTVEALLELGAEVNLMDTDGDTPLHLAIGARVEGYENKSEKAELEVACRIQIANMLISRGAFVDAPNHAGRSPFVFGHSQVKNGITNFMRHNKDIVQMKKSEETDSCIASIGTSSTTENGRGQLREALKGVGLPCGVCGNSKSDVTLQPCQHKCVCTTCSVSVSKCPLCDEKVEAKIATGEDGPTVDPENCKQL from the exons ATGAGTGGATACGAAGGGCTGAGAGTTCTTCGCGGTCCGGACTGGTCAAGCGGGGATGAGGATGGAGGGGAGGGGTTTCTAGGGACGGTCACCCAGTTGCTAGGCAACCACAGCGTGCGCGTGCAGTGGGACATGGGACAGGAAAGCACGTGCAGCGCAGAGCATGACGGGAAATGTGAACTCCGTGTGTTTGACACTGCACAGACCG GAATCCGCCACCCAGATACGACTTGCGCAGAGTGTGGAGAAAAAGACATTCACGGCATGTTATGGAGATGTCAGGACTGTAGCAGATGTGACCTTTGCTCTCTGTGCTACAGTGACGACAAACACGATACGCGTCATCGTTTTCTGCGTATTTACACGCCGGGTTGTGAAGG GCAGccacaaacaagaagaaagacgagTGTCAAGGTCAGGACAATTGGTATCTTCCCGGGGTCAAAGGTCGTCAGGGGCAAGGACTGGGAATATGGCGACCAAGACGGAGGTCAGGGTTCAGAGGGCGAGGTCAAAGGTTTTGACGACGTAACATCCGAGTTTCTGCGGAGTCAAGTCAGCGTGCAATGGCCGAACGGCGTAACCAAGAGTTACCGCTTAGGTCTCCATGGCAACGTGGATCTGAAATGTGTGGATGAGGAGGTGGGGCCTTTTTTCTATAGGGATCACCTGCCCTTGTTAG ACACAACTGAAACTTTGACAATTGTCGTCAAGAAACCAACAGAATCCCCCAAAACTGAAGAAGCTCCGAAAATACCAACAGACTTTCCCTTCACTGATGATTCCGATTACGAAAGACCAACGGAAGTTGCTCAAGCTTCAAACGCCATCGTCACTTCCGAACAAGAACAGACAACTGCACAGGAAGCGACAGAGGCGGAAGATGAGTTATCTGTCTCGGCCGGGGACAAAGTGGCGATCAAAGTTGGGGAAGAAGCACTGAAGGAATTGCAGAAAGACTGCGGTGGTTGTACGGCTAGGATGATTAGG TGTATCGGCCGAACAGGGGAGGTAACTGGTGTCTCGGCAGACGGACCTGTCTCCGTACGATTCGGGCCTGCCAAATTCAATTACAGGTTCAACCCCCTAGCCCTAATGAAG TTAGCTGATTTCGCGGTAAACGACATTGTGCGTGTTCGCAGTAACCTTGAACTTGCAAAACGGCTCAACGCCAGGGTAGGGTGGAAGTCGAGCATGGACAGG ACCGCAGGCATGGTAGGCCGCGTGGTGAAAGTGGACGATGATGGGGACTTACGGGTGGATTTCAACGGCCTGGAGTACATTTATGCCCCTTCCTGTTGCCTCCCTGCTTCCGCCGCTTCTGGAGATTCTTTGAGGTCTGAGAGACGCAGAGGGAACAGAGTTGGTGCCAGTGAAATACGTAATCCTGCTGATGCTTCGCAAG CGAGTGAGAACCTGGCCCTCTTTCGCAAATACCGTGAAGCCATTTTGGGTGAGTCGAGCAGGGGTCAAGGTTACAGCATGCGCGCGCTGTTCAGCGTCATTGACATTGGGGCTGCCGACAAGGTCAGAGACATGTGCCAACAAGATCCAGGGATG GTTGAAAGGGAGTACCAGGGTATTACTCCCCTCATCTATGCGTCACTAAGGGGACAGCATGACGTTGCTGTGACGTTAATGGATCTGGGTGCTGACGTCAATAGGTCGACCAGTAACGACTTCGAGAAGACGCCAATGTCGGCAGTTTTGGAAGG AGAAAATGAGGAGCTGGTGTATTTGCTATTGGAAAGAGGGGCCGACGTGACATGGCGTTACAGCCGCGGTCACACGGTGGCTCATCTGGCTGCCATCAGAAACAAAGTGCTCACGATACAGGCTCTTGCCAAGCACGGTGCGGATTTGAACTTAAAG GATGACCGTGGAAACACACCTCTCCACCTTGCCATAGAAGGAAAAAGAGATAACATGGTGGAGACTCTGGTGGCTCTTCCCCAGGTGGACATCCACATTGGCAACCGTCGGGACTTTAACATGATTCAGCTGTGCTGTTTCGACAACAATCCACA AGCTCTAGCACTCTTGCTGGAGCGGGACTGCAGTCGAGTGGACGAATTGCGACATGGCCACAGCACAGCATTGCACATCGCTGTAACCAACAGCCTTGTGGAGTGCGTGAGACTTCTTGTCATCAAT GGAGGTGCCAATGTCAACGCCAGGCAATTACCTAGTCAGCATACGCCTCTGCACGTGTCTTGTCTGAAAGGACAGTTACAGACTGTAGAGGCCCTATTGGAATTAG GTGCTGAGGTGAACCTTATGGACACAGACGGCGACACCCCACTGCATCTTGCCATCGGCGCAAGAGTTGAAGGATATGAGAACAAG AGTGAGAAGGCAGAACTGGAAGTGGCGTGCAGAATACAAATTGCCAACATGTTGATCAGCCGAGGAGCCTTTGTGGACGCTCCAAACCACGCAGGGCGCTCCCCCTTTGTCTTTGGTCACTCTCAGGTCAAGAACGGAATCACCAATTTCATGAGACACAA CAAAGATATTGTGCAGATGAAGAAAAGTGAAGAAACAGACAGCTGTATTGCCTCCATTGGTACGTCTAGCACCACAGAAAATGGGCGTGGCCAACTCCGCGAAGCACTGAAAGGGGTGGGGCTtccctgtggtgtgtgtggtaaCTCCAAGTCTGACGTCACGCTGCAACCGTGTCaacacaagtgtgtgtgtaccacGTGCAGTGTCAGCGTCAGCAAGTGCCCTCTGTGCGATGAGAAGGTCGAAGCCAAAATCGCAACTGGTGAAG ATGGGCCAACAGTTGATCCAGAAAACTGCAAACAACTGTGA
- the LOC138978485 gene encoding E3 ubiquitin-protein ligase MIB2-like encodes MSGYEGLRVLRGPDWSSGDEDGGEGFLGTVTQLLGNHRVRVQWDMGQESMCSAGHAGRFELRVFDTAQIGTRHPDTTCSECGEKDIYGMLWRCQDCSGCDLCSLCYSDDKHNTRHRFLRIDSPGCEGKPQSKRKTSVKVRAIGIFPGSKVARGKDWKQGDQDGGQGSEGEVKGFDDSDFRRSQVSVQWPNGVTSSYRLGLHGNVDLKCVDEEVGPFFYRDHLPLLDTTETSTIVVKKPSEPVSPEHPPETSVEPTPIDEKAEVPSTPEATAASKADVTSEEEKTTARPEATEMEEELSVSIGDNVAIKVGEEKLKELQKDRGGCTARMIRCIGRTGEVTHVLGSGLVSVTFGTTNLKYRFNPQALLKIPGPFAVNDVVRVRNDLDLVKLLNTRVGWRSEMNRTPGKVGRVKKIDEDGDLRVDFNNDREYIYAPACCLPAAAASVDTLNSAYSRSRSDVVSEIRNPADGTLDVSNMAMFRRVRDALREESDKSQGRSVRSLFTAIEREAEDDLRDMCQQDPTMLEREQHGITALIYASLRGRRRCAEVLMDLGADVNRSTSDDPHKTPMSAVLEGKSEEMAELLLSRGADTTVRNGVGHTLAHLATIRNKPVVLQALAKHGADMNALDDEMNTPLHLAIEMRRHQIMEVLVALPQVDIHIPNKRGFDMIQLCSYRDRPTALVKLLARDSSGIDRLCSGHSTALHIAAINDHVECVRLLVIEASADVNGKQVPNSQTALHIAGHGAKIQTVEALLELGADVNACDKDGDTPLHLAIGGKVEGYKKTERAALVVACRIEIGNMLISSGAFVDARNHKGRTPFDYGVGQVRNGIRTFMSHHKDIIQRKFGSDTENFLESVGVSSSAGSGRGQLREVLKGVGLPCGVCGNPKSDVTLQPCQHKCVCTTCSVSVSKCPLCDEEVKDKLATGEDGQTVDPQNCKQT; translated from the exons ATGAGCGGATACGAAGGGCTGAGAGTTCTCCGCGGTCCGGACTGGTCAAGCGGGGATGAGGATGGAGGGGAGGGGTTCCTCGGGACGGTCACTCAGTTGCTAGGCAACCACAGGGTGCGCGTGCAGTGGGACATGGGACAGGAAAGCATGTGCAGCGCAGGGCATGCTGGGAGATTTGAACTACGCGTGTTTGACACTGCACAGATTG GAACCCGCCATCCGGATACGACTTGCTCAGAGTGTGGAGAAAAAGACATTTACGGCATGTTATGGAGATGTCAGGACTGTAGCGGATGTGACCTTTGCTCCCTGTGCTACAGTGACGACAAACACAATACGCGTCATCGTTTTCTGCGTATCGATTCCCCAGGTTGTGAGGG GAAGCCACAATCGAAACGGAAAACGAGTGTCAAGGTCAGGGCCATTGGAATCTTCCCGGGGTCAAAGGTCGCCAGGGGCAAGGACTGGAAACAGGGCGACCAGGACGGAGGTCAGGGGTCAGAGGGCGAGGTCAAAGGTTTCGACGACTCCGACTTTCGGCGTAGTCAAGTCAGCGTGCAATGGCCGAACGGCGTAACCAGTAGTTACCGCTTAGGTCTCCATGGTAACGTGGATCTGAAATGTGTGGATGAGGAAGTGGGGCCCTTCTTCTACAGGGATCACCTGCCCTTGTTGG ACACAACAGAAACTTCAACAATCGTCGTCAAGAAACCATCAGAGCCCGTCTCACCTGAACACCCTCCAGAAACCTCAGTAGAACCTACCCCCATAGACGAAAAAGCTGAAGTCCCTAGTACACCTGAAGCTACTGCAGCTTCAAAGGCCGACGTCACTTCCGAAGAGGAAAAGACAACTGCGCGGCCGGAAGCGACAGAGATGGAAGAGGAATTGTCTGTGTCAATAGGAGACAATGTAGCAATAAAAGTCGGGGAAGAAAAGCTGAAAGAATTGCAGAAAGACCGTGGTGGCTGCACAGCTAGGATGATCAGG TGCATTGGGAGGACAGGGGAAGTGACCCATGTGTTAGGATCAGGCCTTGTCTCCGTTACATTTGGAACCACGAACTTAAAATACAGATTTAACCCACAAGCTCTGTTGAAG ATTCCCGGACCATTCGCTGTGAACGATGTTGTACGTGTGAGAAACGACCTTGACCTCGTCAAACTCCTCAACACGAGAGTGGGGTGGAGGTCAGAAATGAACAGG ACGCCAGGAAAAGTTGGCCGGGTGAAAAAGATAGACGAGGATGGAGACCTACGGGTGGATTTCAACAACGATCGCGAGTATATCTACGCCCCAGCCTGTTGTCTGCCggctgctgctgcttctgtgGATACGTTGAATTCTGCTTATTCGAGAAGCAGATCGGACGTCGTCAGTGAAATACGGAATCCCGCTGATGGGACACTCG ACGTCAGCAACATGGCAATGTTCCGCAGAGTCCGTGATGCTCTTCGTGAAGAATCCGACAAAAGTCAAGGTCGTAGTGTGCGCTCGCTTTTCACTGCCATTGAGCGAGAAGCGGAAGATGACCTCAGAGACATGTGTCAGCAGGATCCTACCATG CTAGAGAGGGAGCAGCATGGCATCACCGCCCTCATCTACGCGTCATTGAGGGGCAGACGTAGGTGTGCGGAGGTGCTCATGGACTTGGGTGCTGACGTCAATAGATCGACCAGTGACGATCCCCACAAGACTCCCATGTCTGCAGTTTTGGAGGG CAAAAGTGAAGAGATGGCGGAGTTGTTACTGTCGCGGGGAGCAGACACCACAGTCCGGAATGGCGTCGGTCACACCTTGGCGCACCTAGCCACCATCAGAAACAAACCTGTCGTCCTGCAGGCCTTGGCCAAACACGGGGCGGACATGAATGCACTG GACGACGAGATGAACACACCACTTCATCTTGCCATAGAGATGCGAAGGCATCAAATCATGGAGGTCCTGGTCGCTCTTCCTCAGGTGGACATCCACATACCCAACAAGAGAGGCTTCGATATGATCCAACTCTGCTCTTACCGCGATAGACCCAC AGCCTTGGTCAAGCTTCTAGCCCGAGACAGCAGTGGCATTGACAGATTGTGTAGTGGTCACAGCACTGCCCTGCACATCGCAGCGATCAATGATCACGTGGAGTGCGTCAGACTGCTCGTCATCGAGGCAA GTGCTGATGTCAATGGAAAGCAGGTGCCCAACAGCCAAACGGCGCTCCACATCGCTGGCCACGGAGCAAAGATTCAAACCGTGGAGGCATTGCTGGAACTAG GTGCTGATGTGAATGCTTGCGACAAAGACGGTGACACTCCTCTGCACTTGGCAATTGGTGGCAAGGTGGAAGGGTACAAGAAG ACGGAGAGAGCAGCACTGGTAGTCGCGTGCCGCATAGAGATAGGCAACATGCTGATCAGCAGTGGAGCCTTCGTGGACGCTCGAAACCACAAGGGAAGAACTCCTTTCGACTATGGTGTCGGCCAAGTCAGAAATGGAATCAGAACTTTCATGAGTCACCA CAAGGACATCATACAAAGAAAATTCGGCTCAGACACAGAAAACTTCCTGGAATCAGTGGGTGTGTCCAGCTCCGCAGGAAGTGGGCGGGGCCAGCTCCGCGAAGTGTTGAAAGGGGTGGGGCTTCCCTGTGGCGTGTGTGGTAACCCAAAGTCTGACGTCACACTTCAACCGTGTCAACACAAGTGCGTGTGTACCACGTgcagtgtcagtgtcagcaaGTGCCCTCTGTGTGACGAGGAGGTCAAGGACAAACTCGCGACTGGTGAAG aTGGGCAAACTGTAGATCCACAAAACTGCAAACAGACGTGA